One window of Globicephala melas chromosome 2, mGloMel1.2, whole genome shotgun sequence genomic DNA carries:
- the KLHL28 gene encoding kelch-like protein 28, producing MDHTSPTYMLANLTHLHSEQLLQGLNLLRQHHELCDIILRVGDVKIHAHKVVLASISPYFKAMFTGNLSEKENSEVEFQCIDETALQAIVEYAYTGTVFISQDTVESLLPAANLLQIKLVLKECCAFLESQLDPGNCIGISRFAETYGCHDLYLAATKYICQNFEAVCQTEEFFELTHADLDEIVSNDCLNVATEETVFYALESWIKYDVQERQKYLAQLLNSVRLPLLSVKFLTRLYEANHLIRDDRTCKHLLNEALKYHFMPEHRLSHQTVLMTRPRCAPKVLCAVGGKSGLFACLDSVEMYFPQNDSWIGLAPLNIPRYEFGICVLDQKVYVIGGIETNVRPGITIRKHENSVECWNPDTNTWTSLERMNESRSTLGVVVLAGELYALGGYDGQSYLQSVEKYIPKVRKWQPVAPMTTTRSCFAAAVLDGMIYAIGGYGPAHMNSVERYDPSKDSWEMVASMADKRIHFGVGVMLGFIFVVGGHNGVSHLSSIERYDPHQNQWTVCRPMKEPRTGVGAAVIDNYLYVVGGHSGSSYLNTVQKYDPISDTWLDSAGMIYCRCNFGLTAL from the exons atGGACCACACATCCCCGACCTACATGCTTGCTAACTTAACCCACTTACATTCTGAACAACTTCTACAGGGCTTGAATCTTCTTCGTCAACATCACGAACTCTGTGACATCATTCTTCGAGTAGGTGATGTTAAAATCCATGCTCACAAAGTGGTACTTGCCAGCATCAGCCCATATTTCAAAGCTATGTTTACTGGAAACCTTTCTGAAAAAGAGAACAGTGAGGTTGAGTTTCAGTGCATTGATGAAACTGCTCTCCAGGCCATTGTGGAATATGCCTATACAGGGACTGTTTTTATTTCACAGGACACAGTTGAATCTCTCCTTCCAGCAGCAAACCTACTCCAGATAAAACTTGTCCTGAAAGAATGTTGTGCATTTCTTGAAAGCCAACTTGATCCTGGTAATTGTATTGGAATTTCTCGCTTTGCAGAGACATATGGTTGTCATGACCTTTATTTGGCAGCCACTAAATACATATGCCAGAATTTTGAAGCAGTTTGCCAGACTGAAGAGTTTTTTGAGCTTACGCATGCTGATTTGGATGAAATTGTTTCCAATGACTGTTTGAATGTAGctactgaagagactgttttttatGCACTTGAGTCTTGGATCAAGTATGACGTCCAAGAACGCCAGAAATACTTAGCACAGCTACTTAACAGTGTACGATTACCATTGCTGAGTGTTAAGTTTCTCACTAGATTATATGAAGCAAATCATCTTATTCGTGACGATCGCACTTGTAAACATCTTTTGAATGAAGCTCTGAAGTACCACTTTATGCCTGAACACAGACTGTCTCATCAGACAGTCTTGATGACACGACCTCGCTGTGCTCCCAAAGTACTTTGTGCAGTAGGAGGAAAATCTGGACTGTTTGCCTGTTTGGATAG TGTGGAGATGTACTTTCCTCAGAATGACTCTTGGATTGGTTTGGCACCCCTAAACATTCCTCGCTATGAATTTGGAATATGCGTTTTAGACCAAAAAGTGTATGTTATAGGTGGTATTGAAACTAACGTGCGTCCTGGCATCACTAtcagaaaacatgaaaattcaGTCGAATGCTGGAATCCTGATACAAATACCTGGACTTCTCttgagagaatgaatgagagCCGAAGTACCCTTGGAGTAGTGGTACTTGCAGGAGAACTTTATGCTTTAGGTGGTTATGATGGACAGTCTTATTTACAATCAGTAGAGAAGTATATTCCCAAAGTAAGAAAGTGGCAACCTGTGGCACCAATGACTACAACAAGAAGTTGTTTTGCCGCAGCTGTGTTGGATGGAATGATATATGCCATTGGTGGGTATGGTCCTGCCCACATGAACAG TGTGGAGCGTTATGATCCAAGTAAGGACTCCTGGGAGATGGTTGCATCTATGGCAGATAAAAGGATTCACTTTGGTGTGGGTGTCATGCTAGGCTTTATTTTTGTGGTGGGTGGACATAATGGTGTTTCACATTTGTCAAGCATTGAAAGATATGACCCTCATCAAAATCAGTGGACTGTGTGTAGACCAATGAAAGAACCCAGAACAG GAGTTGGTGCTGCAGTAATTGATAACTACCTTTATGTAGTGGGTGGTCACTCAGGGTCTTCCTATCTGAATACCGTGCAGAAATATGACCCTATCTCAGATACATGGCTGGATTCAGCTGGCATGATATACTGTCGCTGCAATTTTGGATTAACTGCACTTTGA